From the genome of Fusobacterium varium, one region includes:
- the dosC gene encoding Diguanylate cyclase DosC, whose product MSSTEAFGKKDEKSSIVWRENGTITGKIYENYDSLIKWTDGSIVHFQESTDITDTVILKKNVIQDILCDKALNWRAGKVEMAKAIQEAKKNKKNFVVASIDIDDLKIINERYGHIEGDKVIIETIKIIKNSLAEKEFIFRLEGDNFIVVFENRTEKEAIKLLYECIDKLKIKKKELKKSLISLFVLEQ is encoded by the coding sequence TTGTCCAGTACCGAAGCTTTTGGAAAAAAAGATGAAAAATCAAGTATAGTATGGAGAGAAAATGGGACTATTACTGGGAAAATTTATGAGAATTATGATAGTCTAATAAAATGGACAGATGGCTCTATAGTACATTTTCAAGAATCTACTGATATAACAGACACAGTTATTTTGAAGAAAAATGTTATTCAAGATATTTTATGTGATAAGGCATTAAATTGGAGAGCAGGAAAAGTTGAGATGGCTAAGGCCATTCAAGAGGCTAAAAAAAATAAAAAGAATTTTGTAGTGGCTTCAATAGATATAGATGACTTAAAAATAATTAATGAAAGATATGGACATATAGAGGGAGATAAAGTTATTATAGAAACTATCAAAATAATAAAAAATTCTTTAGCTGAAAAAGAGTTTATTTTTAGATTGGAAGGGGATAACTTTATAGTCGTTTTTGAAAATAGAACTGAAAAAGAAGCTATTAAATTATTGTATGAATGTATTGATAAACTTAAAATAAAAAAGAAGGAATTAAAAAAGAGTTTGATTTCTCTTTTTGTTTTGGAACAGTAG
- a CDS encoding Predicted metal-dependent enzyme yields MIERVSIGGQAVIEGVMMRSPEWLATAVRKPSGEIVYKKTKVGGKRNKLAKIPFVRGAVTLFDALVLGIKELTFSANQSEEEEEKQLSQKEAVMTTVVSLGLGIGLFVVFPSLISSFVFADNRIYSNLLEAVLRLAFFVFYIWVISFSKDVKRVYEYHGAEHKSIYAYENKMELTPENAKGFTTLHPRCGTSFLLIVMLISIIVFSCMDFILPVPVNGIERVIIKVVLRVILMPLIAGISYEIQRYSSNHLDKVWVRALAFPGLSLQRITTKEPDLLQLEVAIVAIKAALGENVENATEIEG; encoded by the coding sequence TTGATAGAAAGAGTTAGCATAGGAGGGCAGGCAGTTATTGAGGGAGTAATGATGAGAAGCCCTGAATGGCTGGCAACAGCAGTAAGAAAACCCTCAGGAGAAATAGTGTATAAAAAAACAAAGGTAGGTGGAAAAAGAAATAAACTTGCAAAAATCCCATTTGTCAGAGGAGCAGTGACTTTATTTGATGCATTGGTACTTGGAATAAAAGAGCTTACATTTTCTGCAAATCAATCAGAAGAGGAAGAAGAAAAACAGCTTTCACAAAAAGAAGCAGTGATGACAACAGTAGTATCATTGGGATTAGGAATAGGATTGTTTGTAGTTTTTCCATCTCTTATCAGTAGTTTTGTTTTTGCAGATAACAGAATATATTCTAATTTACTGGAGGCAGTACTAAGACTTGCATTTTTTGTTTTTTACATATGGGTAATTTCATTTTCAAAAGATGTAAAAAGAGTATATGAATATCATGGAGCAGAACATAAATCTATTTATGCTTATGAAAATAAAATGGAGCTTACACCAGAAAATGCAAAAGGATTTACAACATTACACCCAAGATGTGGAACTAGTTTTTTATTAATAGTAATGCTTATATCAATTATCGTATTTTCATGTATGGATTTTATACTACCAGTTCCAGTAAACGGAATAGAAAGAGTAATAATAAAAGTAGTATTAAGGGTAATATTAATGCCACTCATAGCTGGAATTTCTTATGAAATACAGAGATATAGCAGCAATCATTTGGATAAAGTATGGGTAAGAGCTTTAGCATTTCCTGGATTATCTTTGCAGAGAATAACAACAAAAGAACCAGACCTGTTACAATTAGAAGTTGCAATTGTAGCAATAAAAGCAGCTTTAGGTGAAAATGTAGAAAATGCTACAGAAATAGAAGGTTAA
- the bioD gene encoding ATP-dependent dethiobiotin synthetase BioD: MNLNKGYFIIGTDTGIGKTYVSTLLYQGIKKLNGGYYKPVQSGAFEMLGKLISPDVEFLCEYNKVPYDTNMSTYLLRAEVSPHLAAEIDKIEVKPEKIKKHWEKLSEKYDTLIVEGAGGLFVPIIRGEYYMYDLIKMLDIPVIIVIGNRVGSINHTMLTVNALQNMGIKIQGFVFNCIEKSYDRTGYEEDNRNVIMQMSGIENHLLLKYGQDTIEQIELFRFLEESAK, encoded by the coding sequence ATGAATTTGAATAAGGGGTATTTTATAATAGGGACAGATACAGGGATTGGAAAAACCTATGTGAGTACTCTTCTTTATCAAGGTATAAAAAAACTAAATGGAGGCTATTATAAACCAGTTCAAAGTGGAGCTTTTGAAATGCTTGGGAAATTAATTTCTCCAGATGTAGAGTTTTTATGTGAATATAACAAGGTTCCATATGATACAAATATGTCAACATATTTATTAAGAGCTGAGGTATCTCCACATTTGGCAGCTGAAATAGATAAAATAGAAGTAAAACCTGAAAAGATAAAAAAACATTGGGAAAAATTAAGTGAAAAATATGATACTTTAATAGTAGAAGGAGCAGGAGGATTATTTGTTCCTATTATTAGGGGAGAATATTATATGTATGATTTGATAAAGATGTTAGATATACCAGTAATAATAGTTATTGGAAATAGGGTAGGAAGTATAAATCATACAATGCTTACAGTAAATGCCTTACAAAATATGGGAATAAAGATACAAGGGTTTGTATTTAACTGTATTGAAAAATCATATGATAGAACAGGATATGAAGAGGACAATAGAAATGTTATAATGCAGATGAGTGGAATAGAAAACCATCTACTGCTGAAATATGGACAGGACACAATAGAACAAATAGAACTTTTTAGATTTTTAGAAGAAAGTGCAAAGTAA
- the rsbU gene encoding Phosphoserine phosphatase rsbU → MNKIIKQELELENSIEELREYRKELEVTYDALVTKSTQLEYSNHILERRVENLSNLNSLSRAVLSILEVDKIINIILDAYFVLTGAKRISLYLWENGKLKNKRIKGAIKFKGEVSYPEETLKEFTRNDFKKIYEELAVGFAVQKDEVVVISPLVVKGKELGVIYVIEDKNKLIDLDEETISALVIQVSIAINNAQIYSDLIIKERMSNELEVAARIQKKILPEDIDEVFGLEIANYFEPAKEIGGDYYDYTILDDDNFSITIADVSGKGVPAAFLMALGRSVLKTLTITGDTGPAENLNELNRIIYPDITEDMFITMMHSKYNKNTKTLHYSNAGHNPLVVYRAETDTVELHTVKGVAIGFLNEYKYKQGEIKLGKGDIVIFYTDGINETENKNKDMFGINKLKEVVYQNKLKRPEEIKIAILEELNKFRGDYEQVDDLTFVILKSNL, encoded by the coding sequence TTGAATAAAATAATTAAACAGGAATTAGAATTAGAAAATTCTATTGAAGAATTGAGAGAATATAGAAAAGAACTGGAAGTTACATATGATGCTCTTGTAACCAAGTCTACTCAATTAGAATACAGCAACCATATACTTGAAAGAAGGGTTGAAAATCTTTCTAACTTAAATTCTCTTTCTAGAGCAGTCTTATCTATATTGGAAGTAGATAAAATTATAAATATAATTCTTGATGCCTATTTTGTACTTACAGGAGCCAAAAGAATTTCTCTTTATTTATGGGAAAATGGAAAACTTAAAAATAAGAGAATAAAAGGAGCAATTAAATTTAAGGGAGAAGTTTCATATCCAGAAGAAACATTAAAAGAATTTACAAGAAATGATTTCAAAAAGATATATGAAGAATTAGCAGTGGGTTTTGCTGTACAGAAAGATGAAGTAGTAGTTATTTCACCTCTGGTAGTAAAGGGAAAAGAATTAGGAGTTATTTATGTTATTGAAGATAAGAATAAACTCATTGATTTAGATGAAGAAACTATTTCTGCACTTGTAATACAAGTTTCTATAGCAATAAATAATGCTCAGATATATTCTGACCTTATTATAAAAGAGAGAATGTCAAATGAATTGGAAGTTGCAGCAAGGATTCAAAAGAAAATACTTCCAGAAGACATAGATGAAGTTTTTGGATTGGAAATTGCAAATTATTTTGAACCTGCAAAAGAGATAGGTGGAGATTATTATGATTATACTATTCTTGATGATGATAATTTCTCTATAACAATAGCAGATGTCAGTGGTAAGGGAGTTCCAGCAGCATTTTTAATGGCTTTAGGAAGATCAGTATTGAAGACATTGACTATAACTGGAGATACAGGACCAGCTGAAAACTTAAATGAATTGAATAGGATTATATATCCTGATATAACAGAAGATATGTTTATTACAATGATGCATAGCAAATATAATAAGAACACAAAAACCTTGCATTATTCAAATGCTGGACACAATCCTCTGGTAGTATATAGAGCAGAAACTGATACTGTTGAACTTCATACTGTAAAAGGTGTGGCTATTGGATTTTTAAATGAATACAAGTATAAGCAAGGTGAAATTAAACTAGGCAAAGGAGATATAGTAATCTTCTATACAGATGGAATAAATGAAACAGAAAATAAAAACAAAGATATGTTTGGTATAAATAAACTTAAAGAAGTAGTTTATCAAAATAAATTAAAAAGACCTGAAGAAATAAAAATAGCCATATTAGAAGAACTGAATAAATTTAGAGGCGATTATGAACAGGTAGATGATTTAACATTTGTTATACTTAAAAGCAATCTTTAA
- the cph2_1 gene encoding Bacteriophytochrome cph2 → MFCSGTNLKGVEALLRWKCKKFGSISPIEFIPILEESGLIIPVGKWVLREAVKACKEMLEYNKDITVSVNCSFIQLLDENYLDDVKTIIAEEKVPPSNIVLELTESCIIKSIETLHEMYSQMKEIGIKTAMDDFGTGYSSLGILKQVPANIVKIDRAFVKDIINSRFDITFIEFITRICHSVGIKVCLEGIETKEEFDLVSNLEIDYIQGYYFGKPQPKKSIFENYLIEKTEAHRSSL, encoded by the coding sequence GTGTTTTGTAGTGGAACTAATTTAAAGGGAGTGGAAGCATTATTGAGATGGAAATGTAAAAAATTTGGAAGCATTTCACCAATAGAATTCATTCCAATATTAGAGGAAAGTGGATTGATAATACCAGTGGGCAAATGGGTGTTGAGAGAAGCTGTAAAAGCTTGTAAAGAAATGCTAGAGTATAATAAAGATATTACTGTGAGTGTAAATTGTTCGTTTATACAACTTTTAGATGAAAATTATTTAGATGATGTAAAAACTATAATTGCAGAAGAAAAAGTTCCCCCTTCAAATATTGTTTTGGAGTTAACAGAGAGTTGTATAATAAAAAGTATTGAAACATTGCATGAAATGTATTCCCAGATGAAAGAAATTGGAATAAAAACAGCAATGGACGATTTTGGAACTGGTTATTCTTCATTAGGAATATTAAAACAAGTTCCTGCAAATATAGTGAAAATAGACCGTGCTTTTGTAAAAGATATAATTAATAGTAGGTTTGATATTACCTTTATTGAATTTATTACAAGAATATGTCATTCAGTAGGGATAAAAGTATGTTTAGAAGGAATTGAAACTAAAGAAGAATTTGATCTTGTGAGCAACTTAGAAATTGATTATATTCAAGGTTATTATTTTGGAAAACCTCAACCTAAAAAAAGTATATTTGAAAACTATTTAATCGAAAAAACAGAAGCTCATAGAAGCAGTCTTTAA
- the nsrR_2 gene encoding HTH-type transcriptional repressor NsrR — protein sequence MRLKNEIEYVFRILMYLTINGDNRIIPSNEISEKEEIPHLFSLRILKKLEKADLVLIFKGAKGGYKLKKDSREITLKDAIESIEGSICIKDCLESPESCTLRKGNCGVHRILKDIESQFISRLQNVNFRDLADGKY from the coding sequence ATGAGATTAAAAAATGAAATTGAATATGTATTTAGAATACTAATGTATTTAACGATAAATGGGGATAATAGAATTATTCCTTCAAATGAAATTTCAGAAAAAGAGGAAATTCCTCATTTATTTAGCCTGAGAATACTTAAAAAATTAGAAAAAGCTGATCTTGTTTTAATTTTTAAGGGAGCTAAAGGTGGATATAAATTGAAAAAAGACAGTAGAGAAATAACTTTAAAAGATGCAATAGAATCTATTGAAGGAAGTATTTGTATTAAAGACTGTTTAGAATCTCCAGAAAGTTGTACTTTAAGAAAGGGCAACTGTGGAGTGCATAGAATATTAAAGGATATAGAATCTCAATTTATATCAAGACTACAAAATGTAAATTTTAGAGATTTAGCTGATGGAAAGTATTAA
- the sfsA gene encoding Sugar fermentation stimulation protein A, whose amino-acid sequence MINSSYHRYISEKFLKDKDLSPFGECNNVKAEVKYGDSRIDYLLEKCNEKIWVEVKGVSLSVNKKAMFPDAPSTRAQKHLRELIKIKEEGDRAAVLLLVFRESNTFRPKWETDPKFSELFYEAMEKGVEIYPVQFFLKDGKIMYEEKEIKILAKEER is encoded by the coding sequence TTGATAAATTCATCTTATCATAGGTATATATCAGAAAAATTTTTAAAAGATAAAGATTTATCTCCTTTTGGAGAATGTAATAATGTAAAGGCTGAAGTAAAATATGGAGATAGTCGTATAGATTATCTTCTTGAAAAATGTAATGAAAAAATATGGGTAGAAGTGAAGGGGGTTTCACTTTCAGTAAATAAAAAAGCAATGTTTCCAGATGCTCCAAGTACAAGGGCTCAGAAGCATCTGAGGGAGCTCATTAAAATAAAAGAAGAGGGAGATAGAGCTGCTGTATTGTTACTTGTATTTAGAGAATCAAATACATTTAGACCTAAGTGGGAAACTGATCCAAAGTTTTCAGAATTATTTTATGAAGCAATGGAAAAAGGAGTAGAAATATATCCTGTTCAATTTTTTCTAAAAGATGGGAAAATAATGTATGAAGAAAAGGAAATTAAAATTCTTGCCAAAGAAGAAAGATAA
- the norM_2 gene encoding Na(+)/drug antiporter gives MGNIFCFPEKILTIVGAEKDILSLATKYMRICSFAVICNMTTNIFNGIFRGCKNTKTPLFTAIIVNVVNLSLDYILIFGKLGAPELGVVGGAIATVTGNVCGLLFTLSQLKKIPFKLSPLAPFNKEYFKELVRLTIPSSLQEGAFSINKLINVAVIMTLGSLSFASNQIAITIESISFMPGWGFAIACTSLTGYCIGQKDYEKAKIYINYSIYLASGIMGLFSVIFLIFPEKLISLFIKSSETEVIALGTACLMLASIEQIPIAISMVLGGALKGTGDSKTPFKIVLFTNWIIRLPLVYYYIYLKRSSVTYFWKITALQWIIEAIIIFIVYRHKWKKYYQVTDLKEEIV, from the coding sequence GTGGGGAATATTTTTTGTTTTCCCGAAAAAATCCTAACAATTGTAGGAGCTGAAAAAGATATTCTATCACTTGCTACTAAATATATGCGAATCTGTTCTTTTGCTGTAATATGTAATATGACAACAAATATATTTAATGGAATATTTAGAGGATGTAAAAATACTAAAACCCCTCTTTTTACAGCTATAATTGTAAATGTAGTAAACTTATCTCTTGATTACATTCTTATTTTTGGTAAATTGGGTGCTCCAGAATTAGGGGTTGTAGGAGGTGCTATTGCTACTGTTACTGGAAATGTATGTGGACTCTTGTTTACTTTAAGCCAATTAAAGAAAATACCTTTTAAACTAAGTCCATTAGCCCCATTTAATAAGGAATATTTTAAAGAATTGGTAAGACTAACTATCCCTTCTTCATTACAAGAAGGAGCCTTTAGTATAAATAAACTAATAAATGTAGCTGTTATAATGACACTTGGAAGTCTGTCTTTTGCTTCCAACCAGATAGCTATTACCATTGAAAGCATCTCTTTTATGCCTGGCTGGGGATTCGCTATAGCTTGTACTTCTCTTACTGGATATTGTATAGGTCAAAAAGATTATGAAAAAGCTAAAATATATATAAATTATTCCATATATCTTGCTTCTGGAATCATGGGACTATTTTCTGTAATATTTCTCATTTTTCCTGAAAAACTTATTTCTCTCTTCATTAAAAGTAGTGAAACTGAAGTTATAGCCCTTGGAACTGCCTGTCTTATGCTAGCTTCTATTGAACAAATACCTATAGCTATTTCCATGGTATTAGGGGGAGCTTTAAAGGGAACTGGGGATAGTAAAACTCCATTTAAAATAGTCTTATTCACAAACTGGATAATACGGCTTCCCCTCGTGTATTATTATATTTATTTAAAGAGAAGTTCTGTTACATATTTCTGGAAAATAACAGCTCTGCAGTGGATAATAGAGGCTATAATTATCTTTATAGTTTATCGCCACAAATGGAAAAAATATTATCAAGTCACAGATTTAAAAGAGGAAATTGTCTAA
- the gmr_1 gene encoding Cyclic di-GMP phosphodiesterase Gmr, with amino-acid sequence MDKSSVNIDEKDFIYNKDLLYEALVMSTDDFIYICNMKTGRFKYTPAMVEMFNLPSEIIQNPIFIWKNIVHEDDWEKFYQSNMEIGEGQTDYHLVEFRAKNKDGEYIWLKCRGHLMRDEVGEPSIFAGIMTLLGKQNKIDILTRLLNINEFSKSFEEKIKDYSVETIGMMILGIDDFKQVNEMYDRELGDSVLKMTSQIIQSSLPRNALAYRLDGDQFGILVENTNSQELQNIYNNIKTKLSRQQLLEKSKIFVTISAGCSLYPQDGNKYQELYKYTDYSLQYAKKSGKDKIVFFLMIY; translated from the coding sequence ATGGATAAAAGCAGTGTTAATATAGACGAAAAAGATTTTATTTATAATAAAGATCTTTTATATGAAGCACTAGTTATGAGTACTGATGATTTTATTTATATTTGCAATATGAAGACAGGAAGATTTAAATACACACCTGCTATGGTAGAGATGTTCAATCTTCCATCTGAGATAATTCAAAATCCAATTTTTATTTGGAAAAATATTGTTCATGAAGATGATTGGGAAAAATTTTATCAATCTAATATGGAGATAGGGGAAGGGCAGACAGATTACCATTTGGTAGAGTTCAGAGCTAAAAATAAAGATGGAGAATACATATGGCTTAAATGTCGAGGGCATTTGATGCGTGATGAAGTTGGAGAACCAAGTATTTTTGCTGGGATAATGACTTTACTAGGAAAACAGAATAAAATAGATATTTTAACTAGGCTTCTTAATATAAATGAATTTTCAAAATCTTTTGAAGAAAAAATAAAGGATTATTCTGTTGAAACTATAGGAATGATGATTTTAGGAATAGATGATTTTAAACAGGTAAATGAAATGTATGATAGAGAATTGGGAGATAGTGTTTTAAAAATGACATCTCAAATTATTCAATCTTCTCTTCCAAGAAATGCTCTAGCATATAGATTAGATGGAGATCAATTTGGAATTCTTGTAGAGAATACTAATAGTCAAGAACTACAAAATATATACAATAATATAAAAACAAAGCTTTCCCGTCAACAACTTCTCGAGAAATCTAAGATATTTGTAACTATTTCAGCAGGCTGCTCACTTTATCCACAAGATGGAAATAAATATCAAGAACTCTATAAATATACAGATTACTCACTGCAATATGCCAAAAAAAGTGGAAAGGATAAAATAGTATTTTTTCTAATGATATATTAG
- a CDS encoding Cysteine-rich small domain → MNNYKFIHHKECEFFPCHEMKNLEDFNCMFCYCPLYMMGEECGGNFKYTPHGIKDCSNCTLPHIKEVGYAHIQKKMLDVIERVQNEYLEKKKKKLNNKNFYQGQLKNILSVLDNEAL, encoded by the coding sequence ATGAATAATTATAAATTTATACATCATAAAGAATGTGAATTTTTTCCATGTCATGAAATGAAAAACTTAGAAGATTTTAATTGTATGTTTTGCTATTGTCCATTATATATGATGGGAGAAGAATGTGGAGGAAATTTTAAATATACTCCACATGGAATAAAAGATTGTTCAAATTGTACTCTTCCTCATATTAAAGAGGTTGGATATGCCCATATTCAGAAAAAAATGCTTGATGTTATAGAAAGAGTCCAAAATGAATATCTGGAAAAGAAAAAAAAGAAACTGAATAATAAAAACTTTTATCAAGGACAACTAAAAAATATTTTATCTGTCCTTGATAATGAAGCTTTATAA
- a CDS encoding putative DNA-binding transcriptional regulator translates to MRKGKLIYQIGIDKRGKFVERPNRFVADIKLENDNIVTCHVHDSGRIRELLFKDNSIGIKKPKKEALEKLNGM, encoded by the coding sequence ATGAGAAAAGGAAAATTAATTTATCAAATTGGTATAGATAAAAGAGGAAAATTTGTAGAAAGACCAAATAGATTCGTAGCAGATATTAAATTAGAGAATGACAACATAGTAACATGTCATGTGCATGATTCAGGAAGAATAAGAGAACTTCTTTTTAAGGATAACAGTATTGGAATAAAAAAGCCAAAGAAGGAAGCATTAGAAAAACTCAATGGGATGTAA
- the adrA_1 gene encoding Probable diguanylate cyclase AdrA, which yields MKIKNIKVELWIISICIFILMLNSIILFPKKVNSFFLNMIESELDSSTERNTELIYGKINETNTLLYGISTDIIDESNIKSEEVKKLLKTVGANFNFRAIGIVDTEGKLVSKIEFSQNNSDDEFYRILRFENEKDKNVSWSVYKDNVYSKIPIFDREKYIGILFCIFNFKEMFKNLDSIEREDTIYVYVINSEGKILIRSDNSEILFNDDNYYDWVKRTQNNGEKAIENFKKYFKNNDSKNMGYSINLLDRVIYFAPLNINDWYIVSMISKKELSQNINQMKKIANIYLGVIIASIVYFLSIIIYYMRKNHQYIKKQNKKLQISEETLMAAAEETSLIIYDYNIKKKKMTFRNGKKIKSIFPEVIEDVPKSLFEKGILLEECRKETEDKFENITKGARAITSIFCLRNKNTNEKEWFRSTLSNIFNDKGEIEHTIGMMVDITKERKKELMFKNKSKRDSLTNLYNRESAIRIIKDILKNSRSKEDIHALMIMDFDNFKNINDTLGHIMGDKVLIDAADKLRKNLRKNDIIARLGGDEILIFLLNIGNENNIMKVASQIVNKMRDFYEKDEKRIEISVSLGVAMFPTDGKRFIELYEKADKAMYKVKKSGRNGYYIYSSR from the coding sequence ATGAAAATAAAAAATATAAAAGTAGAGTTATGGATAATAAGTATCTGTATTTTTATTTTGATGTTAAATTCTATTATATTATTTCCTAAAAAAGTTAATTCTTTCTTTTTAAATATGATTGAAAGTGAATTGGATAGTTCTACAGAAAGAAATACCGAACTTATATATGGAAAAATAAATGAAACAAATACATTATTATATGGAATTTCTACAGATATAATAGATGAAAGCAATATAAAAAGTGAAGAGGTAAAAAAATTACTAAAAACAGTGGGAGCAAATTTTAATTTTAGAGCTATTGGAATTGTGGATACAGAAGGAAAATTAGTTTCTAAAATAGAATTTTCTCAAAATAATAGTGATGATGAATTTTATAGAATTTTAAGATTTGAAAATGAAAAAGATAAAAATGTGAGTTGGAGCGTATATAAGGACAATGTATACAGTAAAATTCCTATTTTTGATAGAGAAAAATATATAGGAATACTTTTTTGTATATTTAATTTTAAAGAAATGTTTAAAAATTTAGATAGCATAGAAAGAGAAGATACAATATATGTGTATGTTATTAATAGTGAAGGAAAAATCTTAATAAGATCTGATAATAGCGAAATTCTTTTTAATGATGACAATTATTATGATTGGGTAAAAAGAACTCAGAATAATGGAGAAAAAGCTATAGAAAATTTTAAGAAATATTTTAAAAATAACGATTCTAAAAATATGGGATATAGTATAAATCTTTTAGATAGAGTGATTTATTTTGCTCCCTTAAATATAAATGATTGGTATATAGTTTCTATGATTTCTAAAAAGGAATTGAGTCAGAATATAAATCAGATGAAAAAAATTGCCAATATTTATTTAGGAGTAATTATAGCTTCAATAGTGTATTTTTTAAGTATTATAATATATTATATGAGAAAAAATCATCAATATATAAAAAAACAAAACAAAAAACTTCAGATAAGCGAAGAAACTTTAATGGCAGCTGCAGAAGAAACTTCTTTGATAATATATGATTATAACATAAAAAAGAAAAAGATGACTTTTAGAAATGGTAAAAAAATAAAGTCGATTTTTCCAGAGGTTATAGAAGATGTTCCAAAAAGTCTTTTTGAAAAGGGGATTTTACTGGAGGAATGTAGAAAAGAAACAGAAGATAAGTTTGAGAATATTACTAAAGGAGCTAGAGCAATAACTTCAATTTTTTGCTTAAGAAATAAAAATACCAATGAAAAAGAATGGTTTAGAAGTACTTTATCTAATATTTTTAATGATAAAGGAGAAATAGAACATACAATAGGTATGATGGTAGATATAACAAAAGAGCGAAAGAAAGAATTAATGTTTAAAAATAAGTCTAAAAGAGATTCTTTAACAAATTTATATAATCGTGAAAGTGCTATAAGAATCATAAAGGATATTCTTAAAAATTCTCGTTCTAAAGAAGATATTCATGCTCTTATGATTATGGATTTTGATAATTTCAAAAATATAAATGACACTTTAGGGCATATCATGGGTGATAAAGTACTGATAGATGCTGCTGATAAATTGAGAAAAAATTTGAGAAAAAATGATATTATAGCTAGATTAGGAGGAGATGAAATATTGATTTTTCTTTTAAATATAGGAAATGAAAATAATATTATGAAAGTAGCTTCTCAAATTGTAAATAAAATGAGAGATTTTTATGAGAAAGATGAAAAGAGAATAGAAATTTCAGTGTCTTTAGGTGTTGCTATGTTCCCAACTGATGGAAAAAGATTTATAGAACTTTATGAAAAGGCTGATAAAGCAATGTATAAAGTAAAAAAATCAGGAAGAAATGGATATTATATTTATTCTTCAAGATAA
- the uvrC_2 gene encoding Excinuclease ABC subunit C, which translates to MGELNLIRDVENYYRKKSVVEEGLYKIYTTLELKRYPRKIECFDISNIQGKDAVASMSVSVEGKASKQDYRKFKITCKDTPDDFAMMREVITRRYGKLPENEFPDVILIDGGLGQINAAGEVFKELGKDGISDLLSLAKRDEEVYKYGENVPYIFSKDQEALKIFQRVRDEAHRFGITYHRKLRSKRVLSSELDEVEGVGEKRKAVLLKEFGSVTKIAKEDVNSISRFVPRNVAENILEKLRKK; encoded by the coding sequence ATGGGAGAACTTAATCTTATAAGAGATGTTGAAAATTATTATAGGAAGAAATCAGTTGTTGAAGAAGGGCTTTATAAGATATATACTACTTTGGAGTTAAAAAGATATCCAAGAAAGATTGAATGTTTTGATATATCTAATATTCAAGGAAAAGATGCTGTTGCCTCTATGAGTGTATCAGTAGAGGGGAAAGCTTCAAAACAGGATTATAGAAAGTTTAAAATTACATGCAAGGATACACCAGATGACTTTGCAATGATGAGAGAGGTAATAACAAGGCGTTATGGAAAGCTTCCAGAGAATGAATTTCCAGATGTAATACTTATAGATGGAGGATTAGGGCAGATAAATGCTGCTGGAGAGGTTTTTAAAGAATTAGGTAAAGATGGTATATCAGATCTTCTTAGTCTGGCTAAAAGAGATGAAGAAGTATATAAATATGGAGAAAATGTGCCATATATTTTTTCGAAAGATCAGGAAGCATTGAAAATATTCCAAAGAGTAAGAGATGAGGCACATAGGTTTGGAATAACATATCATAGAAAACTTAGAAGTAAAAGAGTTTTATCTTCTGAACTAGATGAAGTGGAAGGTGTAGGAGAAAAGAGAAAAGCAGTTCTTCTAAAAGAGTTTGGCTCAGTAACGAAAATAGCGAAAGAAGATGTGAATTCAATTTCTAGGTTTGTACCTAGAAATGTTGCAGAGAATATCTTAGAAAAATTAAGAAAAAAATAA